ATCGACGCGGCGAAGCTCCCGGAGGGCTTCCCCAAGAAGGTCGCCATGGTGTCCAATGGCAAGGTGCTCTCCATCGGCGCCCAGGAAGGTGGCTGCGGCAAGGCCAGCCTGGAGTTGAAGGAGCAGAGCGCCGAGAAGGTCGTGGTCAACGTCGTCGAGACGGAGCCCGGTGGCAATGTCGCGTGCACAATGGACATTCGCTACCCGACGCTGACCATCGAACTGGACCAGCCGCTCGGCGAGCGGACCGTGGTGCTCGAGCACGAGCAGCGCAAGAAGTAACCGGGGAAAGACCAAATTGCCGGTGGCCGGGAACATGTCGGGGCGTGTTCCCGGCCACAACCCTGTTCTGGCAACGATTCCACCCTAGGGTGGTCCTCATGGGACAACGTCAGGTCTCGTCCACGCGGACGATCAACACCACCCCGGACAAGATCTTCGAGCTGCTCGCGGATCCGGCCAAGCACCCGCTGCTCGACGGCTCCGGCACGGTGCTGGCACCGCGGTCCGGTGGCCCCGAACGGCTCACGCTCGGCGCCAAGTTCGGCATGGACATGAAGATGGGCGCCTCGTACAAGATCCTCAACACCGTGGTCGAATTCGAGGAGGGGCGCCTGATCGCCTGGCGCCACTTCAACGGTCACCGCTGGCGCTGGGCGCTCACCCCGCTCGACGACGGCCGCACGCGGGTCACCGAGACCTTCGACTGGTCGACAGCGCGCGTACCGCTGCTGATCTCGCTCAGCCCGTTCCCGAAGCGGAACAAGGTGGGCATCGAGAAGTCACTGGCCCGCCTCGCCGAGATGTTCCCGGGCTGAGCGGTCACCCACCCAGCCCGGGAAAACTCAGCTGCGGAACGAGATCTGCAGTACCGGCTCGGCGGTCTCGGCGAAGAAGTCGTTGCCCTTGTCGTCGATCACGATGAACGCGGGGAAGTCCTCGACCTCGATCTTCCACACGGCTTCCATGCCGAGTTCGGGGTATTCGAGCACTTCGACCTTCTTGATGCAGTCCTGCGCGAGCCGGGCCGCCGGGCCGCCGATCGAGCCGAGGTAGAAACCGCCGTGTGCCTGGCACGCGGCGGTCACCTTCTTCGAGCGGTTTCCCTTGGCCAGCATCACCAGTGAACCGCCGGCCGCCTGGAACTGCTCGACGTAGGAGTCCATCCGCCCGGCCGTGGTCGGGCCGAACGAGCCGGAGGCGTACCCGTCCGGCGTTTTGGCCGGGCCGGCGTAGTAGACCGGGTGGTCCCGCAGGTACTGCGGCATCTGTTCGCCCGCGTCCAGCCGCTCGGCGATCTTCGCGTGCGCGATGTCCCGCGCCACCACCAGCGGCCCGGTCAGCGACAGCCGCGTTTTCACCGGCAGCGCGGACAACTGCTCGCGGATCTCGGCCATCGGGCGGTTCAGGTCGACCTCGACCAGCTCACCGGAGAGGTCGTCCTCGGTGACGTCGGGCAGGAAGCGGGCCGGGTCGCGCTCCAGCTGCTCGATGAACACCCCGTCGGCGGTGATCTTCGCCTTGGCCTGGCGGTCGGCCGAGCAGGACACCGCCACGCCCACCGGGCAGGAGGCGCCGTGCCGCGGCAGCCGGATCACCCGCACGTCGTGGCAGAAGTACTTGCCGCCGAACTGCGCGCCGATGCCGAACTCGCGGGTCATCTCCAGCACCTGCTGCTCGAGGTCCACATCGCGGAATCCGTGGCCCAGCGGGGAACCCTCGGTGGGCAGGTCGTCCAGGTAACGCGCGGACGCGAGCTTGGCCACCTTGAGGTTGAACTCGGCCGAGGTGCCACCGACCACGATCGCCAGGTGGTAGGGCGGGCAGGCCGCGGTGCCCAGGCTGCGCAGCTTCTCGTCCAGGAACCTGGCCAGGCGCTTGGGGTTCAGCACCGCCTTGGTCTCCTGGTACAGGAAGGTCTTGTTGGCGCTGCCGCCACCCTTGGCCATGAACAGGAACTCGTACTTCGGGTCCCCGTCACCGTCCTTGTGGTACAGCTCGACCTGAGCGGGCAGGTTCGTCCCGGTGTTGCGCTCCTCCCAGAAGTTCACCGGCGCCATTTGCGAGTAGCGCAGGTTCAGCTCCTGGTAGGCGTCGAAGATCCCGCGGGACAAGGCTTCTTCGTCGTTCCCGCCGGTGAGCACCCGCTCGGTGCGCTTGCCGATCACGATGGCGGTGCCGGTGTCCTGGCACATCGGGAGCACCCCGCCGGCCGAGATGGCGGCGTTGCGCAGCAGGTCCATCGCGACGAAGCGGTCGTTGCCGCTGGCTTCGGGGTCGTCCACGATCGAGCGGAGCTGCGCCAGGTGTGAGGAGCGCAACAGGTGCTGGATGTCGGTGATCGCGGTGCGCGCGAGCTGGGTCAGCGCGGCCGGGTCCACCTCGAGGAACTTCTTCCCGGCGGCCTCGACCACGCGGACACCCTCGGCGGTGACCAGGCGGTACTCGGTTTCGGTGTCCTCGCGCAGGGGCAGGACCTCGGTGTGCTGAAAAGTGGTGGTGGCAGGCAGTTCGGGCACTGCGCGGGCTCCCTTGCACGCGGATTTTCGGTGCTGGAACCGTACCTCAGGGCGAAGATGGCGGATAAACGGAAGGCCGGGCCCACCCCGACGGACCCGACCTTCCGGGGAAAGCGGTGTGGTGCGAGGTGCACCCACCGCGAAACTTTGATGTGGCCCGAACCGAGACGATCGGGAGGTCTGCTCCCGACCGTCTCGTGACGCACGTCATAAGTCAACGCGGCCGAACGGGTGCACCACGATCACCGTCCGTGTTGTGCCAGGTGGATCAGCTGGCGTAGGCCCGCAGGCGGTCGGCCCGCTCACCCTGGCGCAGCTTGGACATGACCTCGCGCTCGATCTGGCGGACGCGCTCGCGGGAGAGCCCGAAGTGCTTGCCGATCTGGTCGAGCGTGCGCGGCTGGCCGTCGTCGAGGCCGTAGCGCAGCCGGATCACGTGCTGCTCCCGGTCGTCCAGGGTGGCCAGCACGCGCCGCAGGTCGTCCTGCAGCAGGCCGGAGATCACCGCGCTCTCGGCGTCGGTGGCCTCGGAGTCCTCGATGAAGTCGCCCAGCGGGGCGTCCTCCTCGGTACCCACCGGCATGTCCAGGCTTACCGGGTCACGCGCGTGGTCGAGCAGGTCGGCGATCTTGTGCTCGGCGATGCCCGACTCCGCGGCCAGCTCCTCGTTGGTGGCCTCGCGGCCGAGCTGCTGGTGCAGGTCGCGCTTGATCCTGGCCAGCTTGTTCACCTGCTCGACCAGGTGGACCGGCAGCCGGATGGTGCGGCCCTGGTCCGCCATGCCCCTGGTGATGGCCTGGCGGATCCACCAGGTGGCGTAGGTGGAGAACTTGAAGCCCTTGGAGTAGTCGAACTTCTCCACCGCGCGGATCAGGCCCAGGTTCCCCTCCTGGATCAGGTCCAGCAGCGGCATGCCCCGGCCGGTGTAGCGCTTGGCCAGCGAGACCACCAGGCGCAGGTTCGCCTCGAGCAGGTGGTTCTTGGCCACCGCCCCGTCACGCACCAGCGCGGACAGCTCGGCGCGGCGCTTCGGGGTGAGGTCCGCGGCGGTGTCCAGCATGTGCTGGGCGAACACGCCCGCCTCGATGCGCTTGGCGATCTCGACCTCGTCGGCCGCGGTGAGCAGCGCGGTCTTGCCGATCCCGTTCAGGTAGACCCGAACCAGGTCGGCGGCCGGACTCTGGGCGTCCAGGTCGGCGCCTTCGGCGAGCGGCGGAGTGCTCGGTACGTCCAACGAGGTGGCGCTCGAGGAGGAAGTGCCCGTATCGTCGGAAACGGACTTGGGAATCTTGCGCTGGCGAATGCCCCTGGCTTCGCGCTCAAGAGTCTGGACTGACATTTCTGCCTCCCCGGTCACGGGCTGACGTGTGTGGCTGGCGTCACACGCGCCAACGCTGTGCGTCACGGGACGGGCCTGTGGAACCCGTCTCGTGAGTCCGGCTGGCTGGCCGGACATTCGGTTCAACGCCTCGGTGTCTCGAAACGTTCCCGAGCCGTCGAAGAGAAGACGGCTCCGGGGAGGCCGAAGTTGCTCCAGCAAGCCTGAGCTTTTCCTGAGAACGGCTCAGTAGCTTTCGTGTGACAGCGGGGAGTCAGCGTCTCGCTGTGGTCTAGACCACGTATCAGACCTCGACCAGCACGGTGAACGGGCCGTCGTTCACGCTGTGCACCGACATCATCGCGCCGAAGCTCCCGGTGGCCACCGCGGCGCCGCGCCCGCGCAGTTCGGAAACCACCGAATCCACCAGTTTCTCCGCTATATCCCCACGTGCGGCGTTGCCCCAGGACGGCCGCCTGCCCTTGCGGGTCTCGCCGTAGAGGGTGAACTGACTGACCACCAGCAGTGGTGCGCCGGTGTCCGCACAGGAGCGTTCTTCGCGAAGTATGCGAAGTTCGTGCAGTTTTCTGGCCATGGTCGCGGCTTGTTCTTCGGTGTCGTCGGTGCGGATGCCGAGCAGTACCAGCAGTCCCGGTTCGGTGATGGAGCCCACCACCTCGCCGTCGACTGTGACACTCGCCTCGGTCACCCTGGCGACCACGGCCCTCATCGGCCGGCCACCGGCAGCAGCATGCCGTGCCGGACGAGTTCGCGGACCACCGGCAGCGCCGCCTCGGTCAGCTCCTCGACGGGCTGACCGTGCCCGAAGGCCAGCAGTTCCAGGAGGTCGGCCAGCGGCAGCGCGCCACGGCAACCGGCCAGCAGCGCGGTCGCCAGCTCGTCCAGCTCGTGCTGCCAGCCGGGCCCGTCGGTGCGGTGCAGGCGGCGGATCGCGGTCTCCCAGCCATCGTCGGTGGCGTTGTCCACCCGCTCCAGCACCACGGTGTCCCGCAGGGTGAACCGCGTTTCCAGCAACTCCGCGTGGTGGTCGCGCAGCCAGTCCACCCGATCGAGCCACCCCGCCGCCTCGGCGCCGAGCGGATCGTCGAACGCCTGGCGCAGGTCCTCGCAGACCACCGTCGGGGTGCCGGCGGTCCGGCGCAGGGTGACAAAGCCGAAGCCGACTCCCTCGACCTTGTTCTCCTGGAACCAATCGAGCCAGGCGCCCGCCTTGGCGCGTCCTTCCGGCGATTTCGGGTCGATTCCGGCGTCCCGCAGCCAGGTGCCGACGTACAGCCCGGGGTCGGCGACGTCACGCTGCACGAACCACGCGTCGGTTCCCGCGGGCAGCCAGCGGTGCACCCGATCGGCCCAGTCCTCGCCCTTCAGGTGCAGCCAGGAGGCGAGCAGGTGTCCCACGCCGCTCTCGTTCAGGAAGGACGGCAGCTGCCGGACCACGAGGGCGCTCGCGTCGTCACCGGCGAGGCCGGAGTCGCGGTAGACGTAGTCCACCCGCGGCGGGCCGACCACGAACGGCGGATTGCAGACGATCTGGTCGAACCGGCGGCGCGCCACCGGCGCGAACCACTCGCCGCGCGCCAGTTCCACGTCCACCTCGTTCAACTCGAAGGTGGCCTTGGCCAGTGCCAGTGCGCGCTCGGAGATGTCGGTGGCGGTGACGCGGGTGGCGTGGCGGCTCGCGTGCAGCGCCTGCACGCCGTTGCCGGTGCCGAGGTCGAGCAGGCTGCCGACCGGACGGCGGCTGGTCGCGCGGAGCAGGCTGAGCGAGGCGTGCCCGACACCGAGCACGTGGTCCTCGGGGACCGGGCCGCCGAGCACGTCGGAATCGAGGTCGGAGAGCACCCACCACGAGGTGTCCTCGTCGCCGTGCGGCCGGAGGTCGAGCGCGGCGCGAATGCCGTCGGGGGCGCGGCGCACGAGCCCGGCTTCGAGCGCGCCGTCCAGCGGCAGCGCGTCCGCGACGGCAGGCTCGGCTTCGGTGGAGCCCAGCAGGAACAGCCGGATCAGCACTCCCAGCGCACCCGCGTCCCGGCTGGCGCGGAAGGCCAGTTCCGGCTCGCCGCGGCCGAGCGCGGCGTGCGCGGCACCGCCGAGCGCGTCCACCACCCCGTCGGTGTCGTAGCGGGCTTCGCGCAGCGCGTCACGCAGGCGGGCGCGGAAATCGGGGGAGAACACGGGATGATCGCTCACGAGTGCGCATGATCCCATGGGCCGGACCACTAGGTTGGGCGCCATGTCTTCGGCACAGGTACCACTTTGGGTGCCGATCCTGGTCGGCGTGCTCGGTGTCGCGGGTGTGGTCACCGCGCAGGTGATCACCACCTTCCGCGAGGAACGGCGCTGGCGTCGCGAACAGCAGCGGGAGGACCTGCGCTGGCAGCGGCAGAAGGAGGAGCGCACGCACGAAGCCCGGTCGGAGGCCTACGCCGAGCTGATCGGCGTGGTCGAAGCGCTGGACTTCGCCCTGTTCCGGATGCGGAAATCGAAGAAGGACCCGGTCCTCAAGGATGACCTGCGTGAGGTCATCTCGAAGGCGCGCCTCGCCCTCGGGCCGGTGAACCTGCACGCACCCGAGCGGATCCGCGTGAAGCTGAAGGAGTCGATGCTGCCGCGCTTCGATCTCGCCGCCAAGCTGCTGGAAGAGGGCGAGGACGACCTCGAGAAGTGGCACAAGGGCCAGCGCGAATACCGCCTGCTGCGTGCGGACATGCGCCGTGACCTCGGCCTGGACGCCGAAGACCTGAGCCATTGGGAGGACAAGGGATGACCGAGGTGCTGGACGGCCTGACCGCGCTCCTGCCGGACCTGGAAGCGTTCTACGTCGACCTCCACCGGCACCCGGAACTGGCCTACGCCGAGCACCGGACCGCCGGGCTGCTGGCCGACCGCCTCGAAGCCGCCGGGTACGAGGTGCACCGGGGTGTCGGGCGGACCGGTGTGCTCGGCGTGCTGCGCAACGGTCCTGGTCCGGCGGTCATGCTGCGCGCGGACATCGACGCGCTGCCGGTCGAGGAGAAAACCGGGCTGGAGTACGCGAGCACGGTGCGCGTCACCGGTGCCGACGGGCAGGAGGTGCCCGTGATGCACGCGTGCGGGCACGACATGCACGCCACCTGGCTGACCGGGGCGGCGGCGTTGCTGGCCGCGAACCGCGAGGCCTGGTCGGGCACGCTGCAGGTGGTGTTCCAGCCGGCCGAGGAGGTCGGCGGCGGGGCCGAGGGCATGATCGCCGACGGGTTGTTCGACCTGGGCGGGCGGCCGGACGTGGTGCTCGGCCAGCACGTGGTGCCGGGACCGGCGGGCTGGGTGCTCACCCGGCCCGGCGTGATCATGGCCGCCACCGACGCGCTGCGGATCGTGCTGCACGGGCGCGGCGGGCACGGTTCACGGCCCGAGACCACGGTCGACCCGGCGGTGCTGGCCGCGTCCGTGGTGATGCGGTTGCAGACGATCGTGTCGCGGGAGATCTCGGCGAACGAGTCCGCGGTGGTGACGGTCGGCTCGATGCACGTCGGCACCACGCACAACGTGATCGCCGACGACGCGGTCATCGAGGTCAACGTGCGGACCTTCGACGAGACCGTGCGCGAGAAGGTGCTCGCCGCGATCGAGCGCATCGTGCACGGCGAGGCGGCGGTGGCGGGCGCGCCGAAGCCGCCGGAGATCACCGAGATCGGCAGCTTCCCGGTGACCAGGAACGACGCCGCCGCCAGCGATGCGCTGACCGAGGCGTTCCGGGCGCACTTCGGCGCGGACCGGGTACTGGAGGCGCCGCTGGTGACCGGCAGCGAGGACTTCGGCGAGTTCGGCACCGCGGCCGGGGTGCCGTCGGTGTACTGGCTGGTCGGGGGTCTGGACCCGGAGCTGGTGCTGACCGCGATGGCGGCCGGCCGGTTCGAGGCGGACGTGCCGTCGAACCACTCGCCGCGCTTCGCCCCGTTGCCGCACCCGACGCTGTCCGCCGGGGTGGAGACGCTCGTGGTCGGCGCGTTGCACCGCCTGGCGCACCCGGCTGTCGGATGAGCGGGCGGAGTGGGAGCATAGAGGGGTTGGAGGTGGTGTGGTGAGCGAGCCGCGAGGCACTTCCGCGCCGGTGCTGATCACCGAGGCGCAGGCGTCGTACGAGGAACAGCTCAGCGCCAGGAAGCGCAAGTACATGCTGATGATGGGGTTGCGCTTCCCCTGCCTCATCCTGGCCGGGGTCTTCTACCACACCTGGTGGCTGGCGCTGGGGCTGATCGTGCTGTCGATCCCGCTGCCGTGGGTGGCGGTGCTGATCGCGAACGACCGGCCGCCGCGCAAGGCCGAAGAGGTCAGCCGGTACCAGCGGGAAGCCAAGGCCATCGAACAGCGCGAACACCGCGTGATCGACGGCTGACCTCCCGCCTCCCGGTAACTCAGGGCTGGGCGCCGACCTTGCCGACCGCCCTGGCGCCGAGGCGGACCCCCGCGCGCAGCGCCTCCACGTGCGACGAGCCGGACAGCCACGCGGCCAGCACCCCGGCGTCGAAGGCGTCGCCCGCGCCGGTGGAGTCGATGCACTCGGCGGGTTCCGCCGGCACCGAGACCACACCGTCCCCGTTGACCCAGCTCGCGCCGTCCATGCCCGAGGTGACCACGACCTCGCCGACCGTGCCGAGCAGCGCCTTCGCCGCTGCCGGGTCACCGGAACCGGTCAGCGCGGCCAGCTCCGCGGCGTTCGGCATGAGCAGGTCGACCCCGCGCACGTCCTCGAGGAACTGCGCGCCGTCGCCCAGCAGCGGCGCCGACTGCGGGTCCACCGAGGTGGTCATCCCGGCCCGCTTCGCCGCCGCCAGCGCCGCGAGACCGGCGGGCCTCGACGTGGCGTCGAGCAGCACGTATCCCGAGAGGTGCAGGTGCTGGGCACCTTCCAGCGCTTCCTCGGTGACGTCCTCCGGGCAGAACCGGGCGTTCGCGCCCCGGTCCGGCAGCAAGCTCCGCTGGCCGTCGTTGTCCACCAGCACGACCACGCAGCACGTGGTGGCATCGGGATCCACGGCCAGCGCGCACCGGACCCCGGCCGCCTCCATTTCCGCGCGGATCAGCCGTCCGCCGGCGTCGTCGCCGATGCGCGCGACGAGCGTCGTCTCGGCGCCCTCCGCCCGCAGCCACATCGCGGTGTTCGCGCCCGCGCCGCCACCGGCGAACCGCACCTTCGTGCGCACGTCGCCGCCGTGCAGGATGGGCCCGTCGTGCTGGGCGACCACGTCCAGCCCGGTGTCCCCGACCACGACGATCATGCGCTCAGCTCCACGGCCACCTCGGCGGCGAGCCGCACGTTCGACACCACCAGCGCCTCGTTCGCGTCCAGGCTCACCCCGCCGCTGGCGGTGTGGAAGTGCTCCAGCAGCACCGGCGTGACGTCCGAACCGAGCACTTCGCGCTCACGCAGCAGCTCGAGCCCCTCGGCGAGCAGCCGGTCGTGCAGCGAAGCGTCCATTTCGAACTCTTCCGGGATCGGATTCGCCAGCAGTGCGGCGGAATCGGTGAGCCGCCGGTGCGCGGAGAAGGCGGCGGCCGCCTGCTTGGCGTCGTCCACGCGCCAGGTCAGCTCGAAGCCGGAGGACCGGCGGTAGAAGGCGGGGAACTCACCGGTGCGGTAACCCAGCACCGGCACCGAGTTGGTCTCCAGCACCTCCAGCGTGGCCGCGATGTCCAAAATGGACTTGACCCCGGAGCAGACCACCAGCACCGGCAGCCGGGACAGCGCGCCGAGATCGGCGGAGACGTCCCAGGTGCCGGTGGCGCCGGGCAGCGGCAGGTGCACACCGCCGAGCCCGCCGGTGCCGAACACGCCGATGCCCGCCGCGTGCGCCAGTGCCGAGGTGCCGGCCACCGTGGTCGCGCCCGAACCGCCCAGCGCCAGCGCCGGGCCGAGGTCACGCCACGAGAGCTTGTCCAGTCCGGCGTCCTCGGCGCAGACCCGCTCCAGCTCGGCGGGGGACAGGCCGACCACCGCGCGGCCGTCCAGCACCGCGATGGTGGCGGGCACCGCGCCCGCGCCGCGCACCGCGCGCTCCAGTTCGGCGGCCACCTTCAGGTTCCGGCCGGGCGGCAGGCCGTGCGAGAGGATCGTGCTTTCCAGCGCCACCACGGGACGGCCGTCGGCGAGGGCGTCGGCCACTTCGGGGGCCACGGTCAGGTAATCGGTCACAGAGGGACATCCTCACCGATCAGGTGACGGCGGTGCTGCCCGGGTCCGCAGCACGGCCAGCTCCCTGGCCAGGTTCCGCTTCGCCGCGGCTTCCCAGCGCGACCGGCCGAGCGCGGTGCGGTACAGCGGGTCCCGCGCCAGCAACCGCGCGAGCACCTTCGCCCGGCCCGCCGCCCAGTCCGGCTCGGGCACGGCGGCGTACTCCACGCGCACGTTCGCCGAGTACTCGTCGTACGCGGCGTCCGGCGCACCGAGGGTGGCGAGATCGGCGTCGAGCAGCGCGGACGCGGCCAGGTCCTCGGCGGGGGCGTCGTGCCCGAGCGTGGTCAGCACCAGCTCCTCGACCCGGAGCACGTCCGATCCGGCCAGCCCGGCCGCTTCCAGCCAGCTCACCGCCCAGTCCGCGCTGTGCCGCTCGTCGTGGCCGGGGCTCGCGTCGTAGACCACGTCGTGCGCGCACGCCGCGAGCGCGACCAGCGCCTGGTCACGGGCGCTCAACCCCAGGTCAGCACCGATTTCCGCACTGTCGCGAACCACGGCCTCCAGGTGCTCGGTGGTGTGGTAGCGCCGGTGCGGCTGGGCGTACTGGGTGGCGAGTTCGACGGCCGCGCGGGCGCCGACCTCCAGGTCTCCACCGAGCGTGACCAGTGCCTGCAGCCAGGCCTCCCGGGCGTTCAGTCGAAGATCCCGCGTGCCTTGGCCACTTCGTGCAGCCAGCCTTCGAGTTGCTTCTCCCACGGGATCCGCTCGATGTTCGCGTGGTCGAGCTTGAACGAGCCGAGGAACTCCTGGCCGCGCCCGCCGAAGCCGCCGGTCTTGCTCACCCGGACGCGCTTGACCACCTCCAGCACCACGGTGGTCTCGGTCGGGTTCGACAGGAAGGTGACCGCCACCGACTCGAACACCGGCGCGAACCGCTGCGACGGGCTGAACCGGATCTCCTGGAAGAACGGCAGCTGCTGGGTGACGCCGTTGATCCGGCCCTTCTCCAGCGTCGCGCCGGTGAAGGTGAAGCCGATCCGGCTCATCGCGTCGAGCAGGCGCTTCTGCGCGGGCAGCGGCTCGATCGACGCGGCGTCCACGTCCCGCGGGTCCGACACGCTGCCCGCCAGGTCGAGATCGGTCTGCACGCCGACCGCGATCCCGGCCAGCGGCTTGCCGAACACGCTGCTGATCGGCGTCTCCCACGGCAGGGCGATCTCGAACGGCAGCCGGACCTGCTGGCCGGGCCGGATCACCTCGTTGCCCGCCAAGTGCTGGTCGCCGAACGCGAGATCACCGATCTCCGGCTCACCGCGGTCCGACGGGATCTCCACCCTGGCGATCAGCCGGAGGCCCAGTGCGTTGATCTCCTGGTCGACCTCGCCGCCGAGCAGCAGGACCTCACCGCGGAGCGGGCGGCCCGGCTGGACCGCGCGATCGGTCAGCCGCGCGTCGAGCCGCGCGCCGCCGGAGCCGAAGCTGGCAAGCACCTTCTGGAACATGGCGCCGATACTGCCATTATGGAGGGGTGAGTACGCAGACCTTGCCGGAAGTCGACACCCGTCCAGAGGGCACCGACACCACGGACGACGACACCCCGAAGATGTTCCACTACGTGAAGAAGAACAAGATCGCCGAAAGCGCGGTCATGGGCAATCACGTGGTGGCGCTGTGCGGAGAGGT
The genomic region above belongs to Amycolatopsis sp. YIM 10 and contains:
- a CDS encoding SRPBCC family protein, with amino-acid sequence MGQRQVSSTRTINTTPDKIFELLADPAKHPLLDGSGTVLAPRSGGPERLTLGAKFGMDMKMGASYKILNTVVEFEEGRLIAWRHFNGHRWRWALTPLDDGRTRVTETFDWSTARVPLLISLSPFPKRNKVGIEKSLARLAEMFPG
- a CDS encoding fumarate hydratase → MPELPATTTFQHTEVLPLREDTETEYRLVTAEGVRVVEAAGKKFLEVDPAALTQLARTAITDIQHLLRSSHLAQLRSIVDDPEASGNDRFVAMDLLRNAAISAGGVLPMCQDTGTAIVIGKRTERVLTGGNDEEALSRGIFDAYQELNLRYSQMAPVNFWEERNTGTNLPAQVELYHKDGDGDPKYEFLFMAKGGGSANKTFLYQETKAVLNPKRLARFLDEKLRSLGTAACPPYHLAIVVGGTSAEFNLKVAKLASARYLDDLPTEGSPLGHGFRDVDLEQQVLEMTREFGIGAQFGGKYFCHDVRVIRLPRHGASCPVGVAVSCSADRQAKAKITADGVFIEQLERDPARFLPDVTEDDLSGELVEVDLNRPMAEIREQLSALPVKTRLSLTGPLVVARDIAHAKIAERLDAGEQMPQYLRDHPVYYAGPAKTPDGYASGSFGPTTAGRMDSYVEQFQAAGGSLVMLAKGNRSKKVTAACQAHGGFYLGSIGGPAARLAQDCIKKVEVLEYPELGMEAVWKIEVEDFPAFIVIDDKGNDFFAETAEPVLQISFRS
- a CDS encoding sigma-70 family RNA polymerase sigma factor gives rise to the protein MSVQTLEREARGIRQRKIPKSVSDDTGTSSSSATSLDVPSTPPLAEGADLDAQSPAADLVRVYLNGIGKTALLTAADEVEIAKRIEAGVFAQHMLDTAADLTPKRRAELSALVRDGAVAKNHLLEANLRLVVSLAKRYTGRGMPLLDLIQEGNLGLIRAVEKFDYSKGFKFSTYATWWIRQAITRGMADQGRTIRLPVHLVEQVNKLARIKRDLHQQLGREATNEELAAESGIAEHKIADLLDHARDPVSLDMPVGTEEDAPLGDFIEDSEATDAESAVISGLLQDDLRRVLATLDDREQHVIRLRYGLDDGQPRTLDQIGKHFGLSRERVRQIEREVMSKLRQGERADRLRAYAS
- the dtd gene encoding D-aminoacyl-tRNA deacylase; translation: MRAVVARVTEASVTVDGEVVGSITEPGLLVLLGIRTDDTEEQAATMARKLHELRILREERSCADTGAPLLVVSQFTLYGETRKGRRPSWGNAARGDIAEKLVDSVVSELRGRGAAVATGSFGAMMSVHSVNDGPFTVLVEV
- a CDS encoding class I SAM-dependent methyltransferase; this translates as MGSCALVSDHPVFSPDFRARLRDALREARYDTDGVVDALGGAAHAALGRGEPELAFRASRDAGALGVLIRLFLLGSTEAEPAVADALPLDGALEAGLVRRAPDGIRAALDLRPHGDEDTSWWVLSDLDSDVLGGPVPEDHVLGVGHASLSLLRATSRRPVGSLLDLGTGNGVQALHASRHATRVTATDISERALALAKATFELNEVDVELARGEWFAPVARRRFDQIVCNPPFVVGPPRVDYVYRDSGLAGDDASALVVRQLPSFLNESGVGHLLASWLHLKGEDWADRVHRWLPAGTDAWFVQRDVADPGLYVGTWLRDAGIDPKSPEGRAKAGAWLDWFQENKVEGVGFGFVTLRRTAGTPTVVCEDLRQAFDDPLGAEAAGWLDRVDWLRDHHAELLETRFTLRDTVVLERVDNATDDGWETAIRRLHRTDGPGWQHELDELATALLAGCRGALPLADLLELLAFGHGQPVEELTEAALPVVRELVRHGMLLPVAGR
- a CDS encoding amidohydrolase, whose product is MTEVLDGLTALLPDLEAFYVDLHRHPELAYAEHRTAGLLADRLEAAGYEVHRGVGRTGVLGVLRNGPGPAVMLRADIDALPVEEKTGLEYASTVRVTGADGQEVPVMHACGHDMHATWLTGAAALLAANREAWSGTLQVVFQPAEEVGGGAEGMIADGLFDLGGRPDVVLGQHVVPGPAGWVLTRPGVIMAATDALRIVLHGRGGHGSRPETTVDPAVLAASVVMRLQTIVSREISANESAVVTVGSMHVGTTHNVIADDAVIEVNVRTFDETVREKVLAAIERIVHGEAAVAGAPKPPEITEIGSFPVTRNDAAASDALTEAFRAHFGADRVLEAPLVTGSEDFGEFGTAAGVPSVYWLVGGLDPELVLTAMAAGRFEADVPSNHSPRFAPLPHPTLSAGVETLVVGALHRLAHPAVG
- a CDS encoding DUF3099 domain-containing protein: MSEPRGTSAPVLITEAQASYEEQLSARKRKYMLMMGLRFPCLILAGVFYHTWWLALGLIVLSIPLPWVAVLIANDRPPRKAEEVSRYQREAKAIEQREHRVIDG
- a CDS encoding carbohydrate kinase family protein, with protein sequence MIVVVGDTGLDVVAQHDGPILHGGDVRTKVRFAGGGAGANTAMWLRAEGAETTLVARIGDDAGGRLIRAEMEAAGVRCALAVDPDATTCCVVVLVDNDGQRSLLPDRGANARFCPEDVTEEALEGAQHLHLSGYVLLDATSRPAGLAALAAAKRAGMTTSVDPQSAPLLGDGAQFLEDVRGVDLLMPNAAELAALTGSGDPAAAKALLGTVGEVVVTSGMDGASWVNGDGVVSVPAEPAECIDSTGAGDAFDAGVLAAWLSGSSHVEALRAGVRLGARAVGKVGAQP
- a CDS encoding pseudouridine-5'-phosphate glycosidase — its product is MTDYLTVAPEVADALADGRPVVALESTILSHGLPPGRNLKVAAELERAVRGAGAVPATIAVLDGRAVVGLSPAELERVCAEDAGLDKLSWRDLGPALALGGSGATTVAGTSALAHAAGIGVFGTGGLGGVHLPLPGATGTWDVSADLGALSRLPVLVVCSGVKSILDIAATLEVLETNSVPVLGYRTGEFPAFYRRSSGFELTWRVDDAKQAAAAFSAHRRLTDSAALLANPIPEEFEMDASLHDRLLAEGLELLREREVLGSDVTPVLLEHFHTASGGVSLDANEALVVSNVRLAAEVAVELSA
- a CDS encoding sporulation protein, with translation MFQKVLASFGSGGARLDARLTDRAVQPGRPLRGEVLLLGGEVDQEINALGLRLIARVEIPSDRGEPEIGDLAFGDQHLAGNEVIRPGQQVRLPFEIALPWETPISSVFGKPLAGIAVGVQTDLDLAGSVSDPRDVDAASIEPLPAQKRLLDAMSRIGFTFTGATLEKGRINGVTQQLPFFQEIRFSPSQRFAPVFESVAVTFLSNPTETTVVLEVVKRVRVSKTGGFGGRGQEFLGSFKLDHANIERIPWEKQLEGWLHEVAKARGIFD
- a CDS encoding DUF3039 domain-containing protein is translated as MSTQTLPEVDTRPEGTDTTDDDTPKMFHYVKKNKIAESAVMGNHVVALCGEVFPVTKSPKPGSPVCPDCKKIYEGLRPGGD